One region of Termitidicoccus mucosus genomic DNA includes:
- a CDS encoding ExbD/TolR family protein, translating into MNLTNLIDLGFTLLIIFMIATPLINQEQTIPVNLPVESKSSQIKPDKNTQFVAITIKADGSYYIDNIRVGFADLELRLRALGANPRDTVIRIRADSNVQYQKIITLMDELKKNNLSKITFDTQSGT; encoded by the coding sequence ATGAATCTCACCAATCTCATCGACCTCGGGTTCACGCTGCTGATCATTTTCATGATTGCGACCCCGCTCATCAACCAGGAGCAGACCATCCCGGTAAACCTCCCGGTCGAATCCAAAAGCTCGCAAATCAAGCCCGACAAAAACACCCAGTTTGTCGCCATCACGATCAAGGCAGACGGCAGTTACTACATCGACAACATCCGCGTGGGGTTCGCCGACCTCGAATTGCGCCTTCGCGCGCTCGGCGCGAACCCGAGGGACACCGTCATCCGCATCCGTGCCGACAGCAACGTCCAGTATCAGAAAATCATCACCCTGATGGACGAGCTGAAAAAAAACAACCTGAGCAAAATCACCTTCGACACGCAGTCGGGGACTTGA
- a CDS encoding metalloregulator ArsR/SmtB family transcription factor has product MQSSLEPKPEQFVITDVLYALSDTLRLAIVRRLVETGPSPCSACSLASEIPKSSLSHHLQVLRKAGLISTRRRGKELINCVRVADISARFPGLLGAVLSTASPSDDVEPMAKSAARRRGKNKAAR; this is encoded by the coding sequence ATGCAATCATCGCTGGAGCCGAAGCCGGAGCAGTTCGTTATCACCGACGTGCTTTACGCGCTGAGTGACACATTGCGGCTGGCCATAGTGCGCCGTCTTGTCGAAACGGGCCCAAGCCCTTGTTCCGCTTGTTCCCTTGCCTCGGAGATTCCGAAATCGTCCCTTTCCCATCATCTTCAGGTGCTCAGAAAAGCCGGTTTGATTTCGACGCGGCGCCGAGGGAAAGAACTCATCAATTGCGTCCGGGTTGCGGATATCTCTGCTCGTTTTCCCGGTCTGCTTGGCGCGGTGCTCAGCACCGCCAGTCCTTCCGATGACGTTGAGCCGATGGCCAAATCCGCCGCTCGAAGGAGAGGGAAAAACAAAGCAGCCCGCTGA
- a CDS encoding flavodoxin family protein, protein MRLLAINGSPRKNMNTAHLLGEVVNGAASQGANAELVHLRDKKYSGCTSCFACKDPAGKYYGRCAMRDGLTGVLETAHKADVLVLGTPVYYGGETSLMRAFMERLCFQYHLYTDKKPPLSPRKKNVALIYTMNVKREEMAGYGTPAVIANAKGIMEELFAPCEVFLCCDTKQVNDYSRYEMDVWDVPGKLKRHEEIFPKELGQAFELGARLVA, encoded by the coding sequence ATGAGATTATTGGCAATCAACGGAAGTCCCCGCAAAAATATGAACACCGCCCATTTGCTGGGCGAGGTCGTCAATGGAGCCGCATCGCAAGGCGCAAACGCGGAACTGGTGCACCTGCGGGATAAAAAATACAGCGGGTGCACAAGCTGCTTCGCCTGCAAGGACCCGGCAGGGAAATATTATGGCCGCTGCGCCATGCGCGACGGGCTCACCGGGGTCCTGGAGACAGCGCACAAGGCCGACGTCCTGGTGCTGGGAACCCCGGTTTATTATGGCGGAGAAACCAGCCTGATGCGCGCATTCATGGAGCGGCTTTGCTTTCAGTATCATCTTTACACTGACAAAAAACCGCCGCTCTCGCCGCGGAAGAAGAACGTCGCCCTTATCTACACGATGAATGTGAAGAGAGAGGAAATGGCAGGCTATGGAACGCCCGCCGTGATCGCGAATGCGAAAGGTATTATGGAAGAATTATTCGCCCCCTGCGAAGTTTTCCTGTGCTGCGATACGAAACAGGTCAACGACTACAGCCGTTACGAAATGGATGTGTGGGATGTGCCTGGAAAGCTCAAACGGCACGAAGAAATATTCCCCAAAGAGCTCGGACAGGCATTCGAACTCGGGGCGAGACTGGTTGCATGA